The stretch of DNA CGCTGACGCAACAGACACCACCCAGGCCGATGATGATGTGGTGACCGCATCTGTTAAAGACATCACCACAGCAGAGAAAGCCGCAGCCACACAGCAGGCAGCAGCGGCAAGCGCAGCAGCAAACAAAGCTGAGGCGACAACGGCTGGTGACAAGCAGAATGCACCCACCGCCGTCTCCGCTGCATCCAAGAACGCCGACAGCAAGACCAACCAGCCAACACCTGACCAGCAAAATGCATCAACCGCTGCCAAACCGGCTGCGGCTGGCAACAGTGCTGCGGCTCCAACCGCTGACAGCGCAGCTGGCAAGGCACAGGCCACAATTCGTGATGCCGCCGCCGCACCTGTGGAAACGGAAGTAACCGTCGCAAGCACATCCGCGCAGGCGGCCGGCAAACGCGGTCTTGGCCACGCCACAGCTGAAAGCATGCAGGACGCAAAAGCTGAGGCAAAGCCAACAGCCAAAACCACGTCAGCGACACAGGCACCGGAAACCGCAGCATCGACTGACAAGCCCACAACCATGGCCCAGGCAGCCCAGCGCACATCCGCGTCCGAGATTGCGCTTCAGGCGATTCTGGCCAAACCAGCCGGCACCCCTCAGGACATTCGTGTTGCGGGGCTTGACGGCGCTGCCAGCACGCCTCTTCAGGCCACCGACAGTGCAGCCCCTGCACCCAGCGTAACCGTGCGTGCCATCGTGGCAGCTTCCGCGCAGCCTGGCACACCGGTTCAGCCACAGACACCGGCCCGCGAGATCGCCATCAACATGGCGAAGAATCTGGGCAACGGCACAAACCGCTTTGAAATCCGTCTCGACCCTGCCGAGCTTGGCCGCATTGATGTGCGGATGGAACTTGGTACGGATGGACGCGTTCAGGCGCATCTGACCGTCGACAAGCCCGAAACGCTGGACATGCTCCAGCGCGACGCCCGCTCATTGGAAAAAGCCTTGAGCGATGCCGGTCTCGATATGGAAAACGGCACCCTCAGCTATTCCATGCGTGACGACGGCGACGGCTCAGGTTTTGCCGACAACCGCGACACTGCTGAAGGCACCTCAGACAAAACACCGACCGAAGACGAACTGGCAGCAGATCTTGCCGCCGTCCAGCACATCTATGCGCTTAAAGCCGGGTCCGGCTCTGGCGTAGACATCCGCATCTAGGGACAGACCATGTCAATTGAAGCAATTGCAGCCGCACAGTCCGCTCAAAGCGCCGCCTCCACAGCCGGTTCAAAGCTCAATACGGACTTTGATACGTTTCTGACGCTGCTCACCACGCAGTTGAAGAACCAGGACCCTCTGGAGCCGCTGGACAGCAGCGAGTTCACCAACCAGCTGGTCCAGTTCTCAAGCGTTGAGCAGAACATCGCCACCAACCAGAACCTTGAGCAGCTGCTGAACCTCACCTTCGCCAACTTTGCAACGGACGCTGTGGGGTACATCGGCAAGGAAGTCGTGGCTGAAAGCCCGACCGCCATCCTCACAGATGGGTCGGCCAACTGGGGCTACGAGCTGGATGCCCCGGCTGAAAAAGTACAGCTGTTTGTCACGGATGCTGCAGGCCGACTGGTGCACACCTCAGACCTGCAAAACCTCTCTGGTAACCAGACCTTTAACTGGAATGGCAAGGATTCAAATGGCCGGCAGCTGTCAGACGGTGCCTACACCCTGCGTGTGATTGCCCAGGATGCCGCTGAAAACGAAATCAAAGTCACCATGAAGCAGGCCGGTGTCGTCTCGGCTGTTGAGTTCGACAACAACACGCCGGTTCTTACCGTCAATGGCTCCGGTATCCAGTTGTCAGATGTCATCACAGTTCGTGATGTCGCGACCGGGTCGTAACCCAATGACCCTTTTGACCCATTGCGACACACCCCAAGGCACCAAAGTTAATTGGCTATTCACCATGGCATTTAGCCCTTCCTTAAATGCCCACGACGTACTCTTCAGCTCACACACACAGAACGTGTGACGGTTTGAAGTCAGGATCTGCTTGAAATGAGCATGCAATATCAATCGCGAGTGAGCTATGTGATCGGGCCGGATGGTAGCCCCCTCACTATTGCTGACCTGCCGCCGCCGGAAACGAAGCGCTGGGTCATCCGCCGCAAGGCTGAAGTCGTGGCCGCTGTGCGCGGGGGTCTTCTATCATTGGAAGAAGCCTGCCAGCGCTACACGCTGACTGTCGAAGAGTTTTTGAGCTGGCAGCGGTCCATTGAGCGTCACGGCCTGCCAGGCCTGCGCGCCACCCGCGTGCAGCAATACCGCGAGCACTAGAACAAGCGTTTTCAGAAAAAGTGGTTTCCGGTTTTTCGGTTCGAAAACGCGAAAAACCAAGACGAGGCATGATGCACCATCATGCCGGACACAACATACGGGTCCTTATTGAGTATCGGCCCCCAAGATAGCCGCAAGGCTTGCGTACTTGTGCGTCGTAGCGCCGGAGAGTGGAAACACTCCCCGGCGTTTTCTTTTTGTTAAGCCTTCAAATTGTTTCGACCAATCGGCAAATTTTGCCGAGTTATCTGCCGACGTTAAGACGTTGTTTAGTGGTGCCGGGTAAATCTTGCCTAGCTGGATTACACCGGACACGGACAAAACCACCAAGGACATAGGTGGGCGATCGTGGACCGGCCCTTTTATCCGGCGCGATGATCCACTAGGCCCAGGATGAGCCGGAGTATCGCGCAATCCCGACCACACTCCGGGGGTGCGCCGTGAACGGCACATTTGACTTCCTAAAGGGGCTTGGCCCCTCTCGGCTTATCGCACTGGGCGCTGTCACCATCGCCCTCGTTGCCTTTTTTGCCGTCATCATGATGCGTGTGTCGCAACCCACCATGGCGCTGCTCTATAGCGGCCTGCCGGTGAGCGACAGTGCTGAAATCGTTGCCAAGCTCGAGGCCATGAGCGTGCCGTACGAGCTTAAGGGCGACGGCACCACCATTATGGTTCCCAAGACAGAAGCCCTGCGCCTGCGCATGAGCATGGCCGAAGCGGGCCTGCCGTCCGGCGGTTCTGTTGGCTACGAAATCTTTGACGACACATCTGCGCTGGGCACCACCAGCTTCGTGCAGAACATGAACCATCTGCGCGCTCTGGAAGGCGAACTCGCCCGCACCGTGCGCGCCCTCGACACTGTTCAGGCTGCCCGCGTGCATCTCGTCATGCCCGAACGCGAACTCTTCAGCCGCGAACGTCAGGAACCAACCGCCTCCATCGTCATCAAGGCCCGTGGCGGCCTTGGTCGCAGTCAGGCCAAGGGCATTCAGTTCCTTGTGGCCTCTGCAGTTGAAGGCCTCAATGCCGCCAACGTCTCCATCATTGATGAAACCGGCAACATGATCGCCGGCGGGGCCGACGGCACGTCGCTGGGGTCTTCCTCCATGGACGAACGCCAGCGCGAATATGAAACACGCCTGCGCCGTCAGGTCGCTGACATTGTCACCAGCGTCGTCGGCACCAACCGCGCACGCATTCAGGTCGCAGCCGAGCTGGACTTCAACCGCATCACCCGCAACTCAGAGACATTTGACCCAGAAGGTCAGGTTGTCCGGTCAACCCAGACGGTCGAAGAATCTTCTTCTGCAACAGAACGCGACGGCCAGGCTGGCGTGACAGTGGGCAATGACCTGCCGGACGCTATCGGCCAGGGCGGCGGTGCTGACGACGCAACGTCGAATGAAAGCAACGCCCGCGTTGAAGAAACGGTCAACTACGAAATCTCTCGCACCACCACGACGGAAGTGATCGAGGCTGGCAGCGTCAAGCGCCTGTCCGTTGCCGTGCTCGTGGATGGCGCATATGAGGCAGCCGAAGACGGCACGCAGACATACACCGCCCGCTCACCTGAAGAGCTGGAAATGATTGGGCGTCTTGTGCGCTCTTCCATCGGCTTTGATGCCGCTCGCGGCGACAGTGTCGAAGTGGTCAATCTGCCGATCAACGACACCGCTACAGAACTTCTTGCAGACGACGCTGCTGAACTTGGCTTCATGGACAGCATCATGAGCAGCCTCGACGTCATGCGTCTTGCTGAACTTGGTGCTCTTGTGGTCGTCACGCTACTTGGCGTCTTCCTGGTGGCTCGTCCGCTCATCAACAAGCTGACCACACCTGGCGTCCAGCAAGGTGGCCAGGCTGCAATCACCGGCGGTGCCCCAAGCAACGCGCCGCAGCTTCCCAGCCCCGACATGCAGCAGATACTGGCACAGGCCCAGGCAGACGGTCAGGAAGTCATCACCGCCCCCGACGGCACACCCATTGCGCTTGCTGCCCCCACGCCGGAGCAGCAGGCCGCAATGATGCTGGAAGACAACACAGGTTCGATGATCGACATCGCCCAGATTGAAGGACAGGTGCGCGAAAGCTCCGTCCGCAAGGTTGGCGAGATCGTTCAAAACCATCCCGAAGAGTCGCTGACAATCCTGCGCGGCTGGCTCCACGAAACCGCATAGTTCACGCGCCAACAAGGTCTGAAAGTCGACATCATGGTCGCTCAAGCAAAACCAAAGATGGACATCAACAAGCTGACCGGTGGCGAGAAAGCCGCCATCATGCTGCTCGCCCTGGGCGAAGAGCATGGCGCGCAGCTCTGGGAAATGTTCGACGACGATGAAATCCGCGAACTCTCCATGGCCATGTCCAATCTGGGCACGGTTGATGCGGAACTCGTTGAAAAGCTGTTGCTCGAATTCGTTTCCGGCATGTCATCTACCGGCGCCCTGGTTGGTACCTTTGATTCAACAGAGCGCCTGCTCTCACGTTTCCTGCCTGACGAACGCGTCAGCCTTGTCATGGACGAGATCCGTGGTCCTGCCGGTCGCACCATGTGGGACAAGCTGGGCAATGTGAACGAAGTCGTTCTGGCCAATTACCTCAAGAACGAATACCCGCAGACAGTTGCCGTCGTGCTCTCGAAAATTCGCGCTGACCATGCCGCCAACGTGCTGGGTGCCCTGCCCGAGGACTTCTCCATGGAAGTCGTCAACCGCATGCTGCGTATGGAAAGCGTACAGAAGGACATTCTGGACAAGGTCGAACAGACCCTGCGTCAGGAATTCATGTCCAACCTTGCCCGCACCAACCGGCGCGACAGCCACGAGACCATGGCGGAGATCTTCAACAACTTCGATCGCCAGACCGAAAACCGCTTCATGACGTCCCTTGAAGAGCGCAACCGCGACGCGGCGGAACGCATCAAGGCCCTCATGTTCACATTCGAAGATCTGGCCAAGCTCGACCCGGGTTCCGTGCAAACACTTCTGCGCGCTGTCGAAAAAGACAAGCTGGCTCTGGGTCTCAAGGGCTCTTCCGATACCCTGCGCGATCTCTTCCTCTCCAACATGACCGAACGCGCCGCCAAGATGCTGCGCGAAGACATGGACATGATGGGCCCTGTCCGCCTCAAGGACGTGGACGAAGCGCAGATGATGATGGTCAACATCGCCAAGGACCTCGCCAACAAGGGCGAGATCATGATGGCGGACGGCAATTCGGAGGACGAGCTCATCTATTAGTCCGGCTTCGAACGGACATAGAGAGCACCAGACCTCATGAGCAACCCAGCCATCATCACCCTGCAGGAAACGTCCCGGTTCGAGTTCGATCGCGAACTGTCCAAGGGCGCCGTCGTGCAGCCACGCGCAGAACGCAAGAAGACCAAGTGGTCCGAAGAAGAAGTCAACGCCATTCGGGCAGAGGCCTTTGCCGCCGGTGAGGATGCTGCGCGCGCCAGTGAAGAAGCGAACATCTCCCGCCAGATAGCGGCCGGCTCCCAGCAGGTTGCTGAACGCCTTGGCGTCCTGCTTGAAAATCTGCACACAGAGCGCGGAAGCCTGCGCGAAGAAGCAGCTGAAATCGCTCTCACCATTGCCCGCAAGCTGATGCCGGCCCTGATGGAAAGCGCACCCACCGCTGAGATTGAAGCTGTTATCGAGAACTCCTTTGCCCTGCTGCGCAACGAAGCCCGCGTCGTCATCTATGTGGCTGACGGCGAAGAGGAACTTCTCGGACCACGCATCAGCGAAATGACAACTGAACACGGCTTTGACGGCCAGCTTGTCGTGCGCACAAACGAAGATATTGCCCCCGGCGACGTTCGCATTGAATGGGCCAGTGGCGCGATCACCCGCGACACACCAGCCCTTGACGCAAACATTGAACAGATTGTCCGCACCTACCTGTCAGCACCCGGTGCCGACCAGTCCGGACAGACAGACTTTTTCGCCCTTCTGGGCAAGCAGCAATAACCCCTGCTCCGCGCGGGCATTGGAAAGCCCAAAGCGGACAGAGTTGAGGAGAAGACCATGAGTGACGAAACCGAAATGCCGCTCGATGATTTGTCAAATGCAGGCGCGGACGCAGGTCCAAACGCTGGGTTTGCAAACCCGGACGCAGAACTTCCCGTTCCGGCTGAAGGCGCCGAAGGTACAGACGAAACCGCACAGCCTGGCGACGGCGAAGAACGCTTTGCCGCTGACCTTGAAGCTGTGTTCGACGTGCCCGTGCATGTCTCTGCCGTGCTGGGCAAGACCCACATGGAAGTCAGCCAGCTTCTCAAGCTCGGCCGCGGCGCGGTCGTGGAACTGGACCGCAAGGTCGGTGAGGCCATCGATATCTACGTCAACAACCGTCTCGTCGCCCGTGGCGAAGTCGTGGTCGTGGACGAGCGTCTCGGCGTCACCATGACGGAAATCATCAAGGGCGGAAACGCTGCGTAAGGCGACGCAGCAACGGAAAAACACCATCATGCGCTCATCACTCACAGCCATCATCGCCCTGATCGCAAGCTTTGCCTTGCTGGCGGCTGCCCTGACCCTTGAAGGCAACGGGTCAGCGTTCCTTGATGTGCGTGCGGCTCTCATCGTCTTTGGCGGCACTCTGGCCGTCACCATGATCTCGTTCTCTCCTCTCGAGGTCATCATGGCGATCCGCGAGACCTGGTCTGCCATCGCCACCCCGCGGTTCAACCGCAAGGGCGCAGCTGACCGGATGCTGAAGATTGCCGAGCGTACCCGCAAGGACGGCCTCCTGGGCGTTGAGCGCCTGCTCCCCAAGCTTCGTAACGATCCTTTCCTGTCACGCGCCCTTGCCATGCTGGTTGACGGCATTGAAGTCGCCGACGTCGAGCGCATGCTTGAAGACGAACGTCTTGCAACAGCACAGCGCCGTACCGAAAGCGCCGAAGTCCTGCGCCGTGCCGCAGACATTGCACCCGCCATGGGCCTCATCGGCACATTGGTTGGCCTTGTTCAGATGCTCGGCCAGCTGAACGACCCCGCAGCCATCGGCCCCGCCATGGCCGTGGCCCTGCTCACCACATTCTACGGCGCGGTCCTGGGCACCATGGTGCTCTCCCCGCTTGCCGCCAAACTTGATCGCATCTCAGGCGATGAACGCGACATGCTCGCGATCTACGCCGCCGGTGCAGCCGCCATCGGCCGCAAGGACCATCCTCGCCAGGTCGAACACACACTCAACGCCCTGCTTCCCGAAGCAGACCGCGTCCAGTATTCGCGTTAAGGAGCCAACCCCATGCGTTTGCTTATTGTAGGTAGCCTCAACGGCCAGCTCACCACCGCCACAAAGATGGCGATGGAGACAGGTGCCAAAGTTGCCCAGGTCGACAACGGCGAACTCGCCATGGACGCCCTGCGTGCCGGTCAGGGTGCTGACCTGTTGATGGTGGAAGTCTCCAACGACATTGGCTGGCTGGCAGCACAGTTGCAGGCAGAGCGCATCGCCCTGCCGATCGTGGCCTGCGGCCTGGGCTCAGACGCCCGCGCCGCCGTCAACGCCATCCGCGCCGGTGCCAAGGAATATGTGCCCCTGCCGCCGGACGCCAAGCTCATTGCCGCGGTGCTGGAAGCTGTCGCCGACGACACACACGCCCTGATCTACAAGGACGACATCATGGCGGATGTCATCCGCCTTGCGGACCAGATCGCCCCGTCTGATGCCTCAGTCCTCATCACCGGTGAAAGCGGTGTGGGTAAGGAAATCATGGCGCGCTATGTCCACCGCCACTCGGCACGCAAGGACAAACCATTCATCTCCGTCAACTGTGCGGCCATTCCTGAGAACCTGCTCGAGTCAGAACTCTTCGGCCATGAGAAAGGTGCCTTCACCGGCGCCGTCTCCCGCCGCATCGGCAAGTTCGAAGAAGCTGAAGGCGGTACTTTGCTGCTCGACGAGATCTCCGAAATGGATGTGCGCCTGCAGGCCAAGCTTCTGCGTGCCATTCAGGAACGCGAGATCGACCGTGTCGGCGGCAACAAGCCCGTCAAGGTCAACATCCGCATCCTCGCCACATCCAACCGAGACCTTGCAACAGAAGTCCGCAACGGCACTTTCCGCGAAGACCTTCTCTACCGCCTCAACGTGGTGACCCTGTTGATCCCCGCTCTGCGCGAACGCCCTGCAGACATCATGGAACTGTCAGAGCACTTCGTGAAGCGCTACGCAGACGCCAATGGCGTGCCTGCACGCCCGCTGTCAGACAGTGCCAAATCGCACCTGGTTCGCCAGCACTGGGCCGGCAACGTTCGTGAGCTGGAAAACACGCTCCACCGCGCCGTGCTTCTGGCCAATGGCGATGAGATTGACGTGGACGCCATCCGCCTGCCGGACGGTTCCCGCATTGATCAGACGGTCGCCGTTTCGTCCAGCGATCCCGCATCACGCGCTGCTCAAGTGGCCGAGACTGTCAGCCGCAACCTTGTGGGCATGACTGTTGCCGACATGGAACGCGACCTGATTCTCAACACGCTGGATCATTGTCTGGGCAACCGGACGCACGCCGCCAACATTCTGGGCATCTCCATTCGCACCCTGCGCAACAAGCTCAACCTCTACACCCAGCAGGGTGTATCGGTCGCAGCCCCGGGCGAAGCCCGGATCGCCGGTTAGTCCTTTCAAGTAACGCCTAAAGTATCCGGAACGCATACGCGCAATGTCAGACGCAGCACCAACAACACCACCGGCAGGCGGAGGCCTCTTTGGAGGCCTGACCCTGGGCGGCATTGGCAATGCCATTGGCGCGCGCTCCGAGCTGGCACTTGCTGCCGGCGTGTTGACCATCATTGTGGTCCTCATCCTGCCGATGCCCAGCTGGATGCTGGACTTTGCCCTCGCCATCTCCATCACCTTCTCGGTGCTGGTCATGATGACGGCCCTCTTCATCAAGAAGCCGCTTGAATTTTCGTCCTTCCCGACCGTGCTTCTGATAGCCACCATGCTGCGCCTTGCGCTCAATCTGGCATCCACAAGGCTGATCCTCTCTCAGGGCCATGAAGGCACCCACGCTGCCGGTGCTGTGATCGAGGCTTTCGGCAACTTCGTGATGCAGGGCAACTTCGTCATCGGCATCATCGTTTTCGCCATCCTGGTCATCGTGAACTTCGTGGTGATCACCAAAGGCTCCGGCCGTATCGCTGAAGTCGCTGCCCGTTTCTCCTTGGACGCCATGCCCGGCAAGCAGATGGCCATCGACGCTGATCTGTCCGCCGGCATGATCGACGAAGACACAGCTCGCCGCCGCCGCTCGGAGCTTGAGTCCGAAAGCGCGTTTTACGGCTCCATGGACGGTGCCTCCAAATTTGTGCGTGGCGACGCCATCGCCGGTCTGCTGATCACCTTCATCAACGTTATTGCCGGTGTCATCGTCGGTGTCGCCCAGATGGACATGTCATTTGCGGACGCCTCCGCCACCTATACGCTTCTGACAGTAGGCGATGGTCTGGTCAGCCAGATCCCCGCCCTCATCGTATCCATGGCTGCCGGTCTTCTGGTGTCCAAGGCCGGGGTGGACGGTGCTGCAGACGAAGCGCTTTTTGGCCAGCTTTCCGGCTATCCCCAGGCGCTGGGCATGTCATCCGGCGTCATGGTCGTCATGTCTCTTCTGCCTGGCATCCCCATGGTGCCGTTCCTGCTGCTGGCGGGGATAAGTGGCGCCGCCGCCTGGTTCCTCACCAAGGGGGCTGAAAAGAAAATCGCCGACGAGGAAGCAGCCGTCGCCGAAGCCGCCGCACAGGAACAGGCCGCGCCTGTTGAAGAGCCGATCTCCACAGCACTCGCAATGGATGAGCTTCGCCTTGAGCTTGGTTTTGGTCTGCTGCCCATGCTGGAAGGCGATGGCGAAGGCCATTCCCTGACCGAACAGGTCAAAGCCCTGCGCCGTCAGGTGGCTCAGGATATGGGCTTCGTCATGCCGTCCCTGCGCATCCTCGACAACATGCAGCTGGATTCAACGTCCTACGTCATGCGCGTCAAGGAAGTGGAAGCCGGTGCTGGCATTCTCTATCCCGATCGTCTCATGGTTATGGACCCCCAGGGTGGCCCCGTGGACCTGCCCGGCGAGCACACAACCGAGCCGACCTTCGGCCTGCCCGCCACTTGGATCGATCATACCCAGCGCGAAGAAGCATCCTTCCGCGGTCTCACTGTCGTGGACCCGGCAACCGTGCTCACCACGCACATCACCGAAATCATCAAGGCCAACATGGCCGAGCTTCTGTCCTACGGCGAAGTACAAAAGCTGCTGGACGACATCGGCGGCGACAATCAGAAACTGGTGGAAGACCTTGTGCCGGATCGCGTTTCCGTCACCACCATCCAGCGCGTCCTGCAGCAGCTGTTGACCGAGCGTGTTTCCATCCGCGATCTGCCGACCATTCTGGAATCCATTGGCGAGGCTTCAAGCCATACCCAGAGCGTGACCCAGATCGTCGAGCATGTGCGCACCCGCCTTGCGCGTCAGATCTGCCACACCAATCAAAGCTATGCCGGCTACCTGCCGCTGATCGCCCTGTCACCGGAATGGGAAGACGCGTTTGCAAATTCTCTTATCGGCAATGGCGAAGACAAGCAGCTGGCCATGCCGCCGAGCGATCTTCAGAACTTCATCCAGTCCCTGCGCATGGCCTTCGATCAGGCCGCTGCATCCGGCGATGTTCCCGTGCTTCTCGTCAGCCCCGGCAACCGCCCCTATGTGCGGTCCGTTGTCGAACGTGTAAGGCCACAGACTGTCGTCATGAGTCAGGCAGAAGTTCATCCCCAGGCGCGTCTCAAGACGCTGGCCCAGATTTAAGGCGGGCCTGGTAGAGTATGCGTCTTCGTCGATTTAAAGCCCCCAGCATGCGCGAGGCCATGGCCCGCGTCCGTGACGAGCTGGGCGAAACCGCCATCATCGTCTCCAGCGAAGAACTGGAAACTGGCGGCGTGGAAGTCACAGCCGTCAATGAACGGCGCGGTGATACCCGCGACACCGAACCTGAAACCGTCAGCCCCGTGCGCAATCAGCTTGAAATGCGTCTCAAGGCCCGCCTGCGCGGTGAAGCAAAAGCATCACAAGCGGCAGCCCTGAACACAGATACCACTGCGACTCTGGGTCTGACGTCCACTGACCTCTCAACCGTTCTGAATGACCATCGCGTGCCAGAAGCTCTGGCGGACCGCCTGCTTCAGGCTGCTTCAGCGCACGAAAATGACGATGCCCAGGCCGCTCTTGCCCACAGCTTTGGTATCGCGCTTGATTTCCAGCCCATCGGCGAACAGCTGCCCGGCTCCATCATGCTTATCGGTGCGCCGGGTGCTGGCAAAACCGTAACAGCCGCCAAGCTGGCAGCCCGCGCGGTCCTTGCCGGTCAGCAGGTGGACATCATTACGGCGGACGCCGTGCGCTCAGGTGCCCTTGCCCAGTCAAAAGCCTATGCCGACGTGCTCAATCAGGACGTTGCCGAAGTACGCGGAGCGGATGAACTTGCCTTGATGCTCGACACCCGCGCTGAACTCGGTCGCAACCGCCCCTGCATCATCGACACGCCTGCCACCAATCTGCATGACCGTGCAGAGCTGGATCACACAGCCCGCCTCGTTCAGGCCTGCCGCGGCACT from Pyruvatibacter sp. HU-CL02332 encodes:
- a CDS encoding DUF1153 domain-containing protein; this translates as MSMQYQSRVSYVIGPDGSPLTIADLPPPETKRWVIRRKAEVVAAVRGGLLSLEEACQRYTLTVEEFLSWQRSIERHGLPGLRATRVQQYREH
- the fliF gene encoding flagellar basal-body MS-ring/collar protein FliF translates to MNGTFDFLKGLGPSRLIALGAVTIALVAFFAVIMMRVSQPTMALLYSGLPVSDSAEIVAKLEAMSVPYELKGDGTTIMVPKTEALRLRMSMAEAGLPSGGSVGYEIFDDTSALGTTSFVQNMNHLRALEGELARTVRALDTVQAARVHLVMPERELFSRERQEPTASIVIKARGGLGRSQAKGIQFLVASAVEGLNAANVSIIDETGNMIAGGADGTSLGSSSMDERQREYETRLRRQVADIVTSVVGTNRARIQVAAELDFNRITRNSETFDPEGQVVRSTQTVEESSSATERDGQAGVTVGNDLPDAIGQGGGADDATSNESNARVEETVNYEISRTTTTEVIEAGSVKRLSVAVLVDGAYEAAEDGTQTYTARSPEELEMIGRLVRSSIGFDAARGDSVEVVNLPINDTATELLADDAAELGFMDSIMSSLDVMRLAELGALVVVTLLGVFLVARPLINKLTTPGVQQGGQAAITGGAPSNAPQLPSPDMQQILAQAQADGQEVITAPDGTPIALAAPTPEQQAAMMLEDNTGSMIDIAQIEGQVRESSVRKVGEIVQNHPEESLTILRGWLHETA
- the fliN gene encoding flagellar motor switch protein FliN gives rise to the protein MSDETEMPLDDLSNAGADAGPNAGFANPDAELPVPAEGAEGTDETAQPGDGEERFAADLEAVFDVPVHVSAVLGKTHMEVSQLLKLGRGAVVELDRKVGEAIDIYVNNRLVARGEVVVVDERLGVTMTEIIKGGNAA
- a CDS encoding MotA/TolQ/ExbB proton channel family protein, producing MRSSLTAIIALIASFALLAAALTLEGNGSAFLDVRAALIVFGGTLAVTMISFSPLEVIMAIRETWSAIATPRFNRKGAADRMLKIAERTRKDGLLGVERLLPKLRNDPFLSRALAMLVDGIEVADVERMLEDERLATAQRRTESAEVLRRAADIAPAMGLIGTLVGLVQMLGQLNDPAAIGPAMAVALLTTFYGAVLGTMVLSPLAAKLDRISGDERDMLAIYAAGAAAIGRKDHPRQVEHTLNALLPEADRVQYSR
- a CDS encoding flagellar hook capping FlgD N-terminal domain-containing protein, coding for MSIEAIAAAQSAQSAASTAGSKLNTDFDTFLTLLTTQLKNQDPLEPLDSSEFTNQLVQFSSVEQNIATNQNLEQLLNLTFANFATDAVGYIGKEVVAESPTAILTDGSANWGYELDAPAEKVQLFVTDAAGRLVHTSDLQNLSGNQTFNWNGKDSNGRQLSDGAYTLRVIAQDAAENEIKVTMKQAGVVSAVEFDNNTPVLTVNGSGIQLSDVITVRDVATGS
- a CDS encoding FliH/SctL family protein, with amino-acid sequence MSNPAIITLQETSRFEFDRELSKGAVVQPRAERKKTKWSEEEVNAIRAEAFAAGEDAARASEEANISRQIAAGSQQVAERLGVLLENLHTERGSLREEAAEIALTIARKLMPALMESAPTAEIEAVIENSFALLRNEARVVIYVADGEEELLGPRISEMTTEHGFDGQLVVRTNEDIAPGDVRIEWASGAITRDTPALDANIEQIVRTYLSAPGADQSGQTDFFALLGKQQ
- a CDS encoding sigma-54 dependent transcriptional regulator — translated: MRLLIVGSLNGQLTTATKMAMETGAKVAQVDNGELAMDALRAGQGADLLMVEVSNDIGWLAAQLQAERIALPIVACGLGSDARAAVNAIRAGAKEYVPLPPDAKLIAAVLEAVADDTHALIYKDDIMADVIRLADQIAPSDASVLITGESGVGKEIMARYVHRHSARKDKPFISVNCAAIPENLLESELFGHEKGAFTGAVSRRIGKFEEAEGGTLLLDEISEMDVRLQAKLLRAIQEREIDRVGGNKPVKVNIRILATSNRDLATEVRNGTFREDLLYRLNVVTLLIPALRERPADIMELSEHFVKRYADANGVPARPLSDSAKSHLVRQHWAGNVRELENTLHRAVLLANGDEIDVDAIRLPDGSRIDQTVAVSSSDPASRAAQVAETVSRNLVGMTVADMERDLILNTLDHCLGNRTHAANILGISIRTLRNKLNLYTQQGVSVAAPGEARIAG
- the fliG gene encoding flagellar motor switch protein FliG, which encodes MVAQAKPKMDINKLTGGEKAAIMLLALGEEHGAQLWEMFDDDEIRELSMAMSNLGTVDAELVEKLLLEFVSGMSSTGALVGTFDSTERLLSRFLPDERVSLVMDEIRGPAGRTMWDKLGNVNEVVLANYLKNEYPQTVAVVLSKIRADHAANVLGALPEDFSMEVVNRMLRMESVQKDILDKVEQTLRQEFMSNLARTNRRDSHETMAEIFNNFDRQTENRFMTSLEERNRDAAERIKALMFTFEDLAKLDPGSVQTLLRAVEKDKLALGLKGSSDTLRDLFLSNMTERAAKMLREDMDMMGPVRLKDVDEAQMMMVNIAKDLANKGEIMMADGNSEDELIY
- a CDS encoding flagellar hook-length control protein FliK encodes the protein MTSTETFNAGQVRKAEAAAQVKNAEPRRAEDDSRFTEELRASRAEEKRQAEERVRERKSDEARLEETRKADAREAAARSEEARAEDARDEKAQEEKTREERASDQSDENDTAAAEDEATADNVEATKQQTAAVETVIGAEASDAQPVADATDTTQADDDVVTASVKDITTAEKAAATQQAAAASAAANKAEATTAGDKQNAPTAVSAASKNADSKTNQPTPDQQNASTAAKPAAAGNSAAAPTADSAAGKAQATIRDAAAAPVETEVTVASTSAQAAGKRGLGHATAESMQDAKAEAKPTAKTTSATQAPETAASTDKPTTMAQAAQRTSASEIALQAILAKPAGTPQDIRVAGLDGAASTPLQATDSAAPAPSVTVRAIVAASAQPGTPVQPQTPAREIAINMAKNLGNGTNRFEIRLDPAELGRIDVRMELGTDGRVQAHLTVDKPETLDMLQRDARSLEKALSDAGLDMENGTLSYSMRDDGDGSGFADNRDTAEGTSDKTPTEDELAADLAAVQHIYALKAGSGSGVDIRI